The nucleotide window TACCCTTTCACATTCCGACTAGGAGCCAGCAGAATAGAAACACTTTCTCTCAAGACATGTCTCCAGCAAAACTTTTCCCCTTTGTTGCCAGGGCCTTGGTTTTTCTCATCATTTCCAGTGTATATGAACAAGACACAATACTATCATACTTCCCCATGCAGCTTTAAGAAGCAGCAGAAGCAAGAAGTCCTTCCAACCAAGCCACCAGGCGCCATAACTTTCCTGCTTGAAAGCCCAAAGCCACTATTATACATAATTCTGGCAGGAGTAATCCCCTTTGTTGCTCCACCACTGGTCATGGTGATGGCAAAGACTTATATCCCCTTATTAGCTTTTACTCAGATGGCTTATGGAGCCAGTTTCCTATCTTTCTTGGGAGGGATCAAATGGGGTTTTGCTCTGCCAGAAGATAATACAGCCAAACCAGACTTCCTCAGTTTAGCTAGTAGTAcgcctcctcttctgttttcatgGTTTGCCTTCCTTATTTCTGAAAGACTCAGTGAAGCTATAGTCACAGTAATAATAGGTTTGGGGATAGCATTACACATTGAACTTTTTCTCTTGCCACATTATCCCAACTGGTTCAAAGTCCTTAAGATAGTAGTCACTTTAGTGGCTTTGCTTTCATTTGTAATCACTTTACTAGTTAAAGATATTTATCCAGAGAAAGGACTCAAGAAGCCTGGTCaagtagaataaatataaaaactacttTGTAGATAATGTTAGCATGTTGGCTACAAGCCTCGTAAAGTTGTGTTTTGGCAtcacctttttcttcttctcctgttTAGCTCTTGTTCCCCATCAGTGGTTAtttattcacagatttttttttttcgtttctaGAAATCTTTATTTCCTAGGAATTACTTGGTAACAGTTTGAAAATCCCTAACAAGTCATTTTCACTTTAGGTTACATTTTTCAGTGTGTATGAATTATAcataacattttaatgttttacttgttttgaaaaacgtaaaatgaaaaaatatatatataaaatgataaaaatgaaaatccttttTGCTGGAGCCTTATGATCATTGAAAAAAGACACGCATATTCTCCCATAAGAGGAAAACTCTGTATCCATGAGTGTTTGAAAATAATAGGTGGTTCCGTTGTGGGGTTGTCATTGCAATTGACCCTGAGAATTGCATTTCCAAGCTCATTTTATCTGGTATAATCTAGTTATATGAGCTGAAAGGATCTGTGGCTCTAAAAGTCAGTAGGGAGCAGTATCATAAGGGGAAAGCCATATTCAAAGAAAAGCTGGACACATTTTCCAGTTTGTATCCAATTTTTATAGACACAACCCCATCTTCAAATATCATCAGCtggtcaaaaaaatttttaaataaagtcacaaGTATGTATAAATTAGGAAAAGTAAAGCTGGAGCCATCTTGATGTTCTATCAAGCAGGGTGATCTAGTTTTACACAACtcagaagcttttttaaaaacagaagcaacaCCTTAGGTTCTAACTTGAAAACAGTCTCTTGAGATTGTcttctaaaaaaaggaaaaacaatttaattgGCAGAAGACTATAAATCAGTAGGAGCACatgggtgactccgttggttaggtgtctgactgaatctcagctcaggtcatgatctcatggtttgtgagtttgagccccacatcaggctctgctggcagtgcagagcctgcaagtgattctccgtctttctctgcctctcccctgcttgctcactctctcaaaataaatcaataaacttaaagaatataAACCTGGTATATGTTATCTTTGGATAATGTATTCAAATATTAGTTAACTTGATTTTCATAAATTGtgtgttgaaatcctagccccaatatctcagaatgtgaccttatttggagacagggtctttacagaggtaataaGGCTAAAATGAGGGCATACGAGTAAGCTGTAATGTAATATtaccagcattcttttttttattaccagTATTCTAATAACAAGGGAAAACTTAGAGATAAACATGCATACAGGGAAAATTGCCATGTATACATGAAGGTGGCCATCCACATTCCAAGGATTCCTAGAATACATGCCTTCCTttcagccctcagaaggaaccaactaCCAACAAGTTGGTTttagacttccagcttccagaactatgagacaataaattttattgtttaaacttctgtggtactttgttacaccAGCCCTAGCAAACAAATGTAATACCACAGAGCTAGACCTTGTTCTGATCAGTGAGAAGCTTACCAGTAAAACCACCACACAATCCTTCTTTATTAATGCAGAGAATATGTTACCTACAGTCTGacactaaagaaaagaaaccttaCACTTTAGAAGCTCTTTCTCAGATTCTACTCACAGTGTTTTGGTGAGGAAACTGCTTCTAAATTACATGAGGACTGCACAAATTAAAACTTCTCTGATCTCAAATTCATCATCTTTCAGAATAggggcaagtcacttaagctAGTTGCCCAATTTCAATAAACGAGGCAGGCAAATGCACTTTGCAAGTGAATTACAGTGTATGATTCTTTAAGAAAActgattctaggggcacctgggtggctcatcagttaagtgtcagacttcagctcaggtcatgatgcacagtttatgggttcgagccctgctttggattctgtgtctccctctctctctgcccctcccccactcatgtgctcttgagctcaaatattaaatattaaaaaatattaaatattaaatattaaaaaaaattttttaactgattaaaaaaaattttttttaactgattttaaagTACATCCAACTTTACATTGCACAGGACGTCTTGAAGTATAGTAGAttgtcaaatattaaaaaaaaattttttttaagtttatttattttgagagagacagagagagcaagcggggtaggggcatagagagaaagaatcccaagcaagctctgcactgtcagagcagagcccgatgcagggcttaaattcatgaaccatgagatcatgacctgagttgaagtcggacactcaaccaactgagccacctaggtgctccaagattgtcaaatattttgaaggaaaatcaCATTAACAGCTGCtcagaaaacagatttaaatgtaagaactaaatgTGCAAGTCCctaaaggtaaaacaaaacactaaaaaacttGGTCAATCCTATTAGTTTGGTGGTGATCCAGGAACACCACTAATAAACTAAGTTATAAGTAATAcaaggaaagcaaaaatcaacataCTTTATtagtacattatttttaaaacagtgtcaTTAcccaaaaaataataagcatttttacAATTATCTATTTACAGAGATTGTCTGGACCTGTTAAGCCCAAACATGGATTGTCTTGACAGGTTTCTGCCACCACAATACAAAATGCCTCCCTCACAGTGCCATTTTAGTTTGGCACCAGGCAATAATGAGAACTAAATTacagtagtattttttaaatctcttttgaaCCAGAATGCAGATTTTCTATAACTAGAAATATTAAAGGCACATAAATTAGAGCTTCAATAATTTACAAATGATCTTGATACTTCATTCCTTGACATTTTATAGGTCTCAGCCAAGCATCTATGACACTTCAGACTTTCAGGATACCCCAAAAAAAGGGACACAGAGCTTTGTGTCAGCACTACTTGGGCTTTTCTTAATACATGCATATGGTTAAGTTATGGAAGAAAGTATCCTTGTGGGCCAAtccaaatattttggatatgagtGCTGAGTCTTTAATGCTTACCAAAGATTGTGTATCTAAATAAACTGCTGATCCCTGTTAACAATACCCTGAAGAACTTTagtaaagaaaaagggaaatcagggatatacaaatcaaatccTGGAATCACTAGGTAAACGTAAATGTATGCAAGACCTTTAATATGTATGGTTCCAAACGActagtggaaataaataaaataatgatcatGTACACAAAGAATGTTCCTCAGAACTGGACAGGAAACATTCTTTAGAATGTTTCTCaggtgaaaaatgaaaagttctgaGAAGCAGTTTTGGATCAGAGTCCTTTACTTAACAATGTCTATAAAAGCTTCATAGGTACCTACAATTCCACTTTTTCCAAGCCAGGCAGTAGGCTTTGTACCAAGTTCATACTTAGGCTTGCTCAAGTACAAGTAAGCTTTACCAAGGTTGATGGTGTAATAAAATTCCCTCTTCCCAAAGCCAAACTAAGAACTATTTAGAAAATAGGTGTTAACCTCCCACTAGGCTCTGTTACCCATTATATTATCCGATTGCACTAATGGACTATCACTAAGAACCTCCTAGTAATTCCTCACTTGCATTTTCAGcattaagacaaaaaatataaGTGAACAAAAGCTTTTTTAACCCTGTGAACAATAGGCAAAAATGTATCAATCTATATAAACATCTATACAGATAGCTAGATATTTCCCACATGTCCCTCCCAGTGTATCTGCTGCTAATAAAAAGTCTGGGGCTATTGAAAACTCCTGGCATCAAATGAAAGTAGGGAGTTGTTTCATTGGCTTTTCTCTGTAGGTTCAACTATGGCCATGGAAAATTGTGCTATAGACTGAATCATGAATGTACAGACATCTTTAAACTGTCTCACTAAAATTCTTATATCACATAAGGGTCATGTTACAGCTTGGCTTGCCCCGGAGAAACAGCTAAAGGGGCTATTAGCCAAGAAGCTTCTAGCAAATCATTTTTACAATTAGGACTCTTCCCTTAGGGGAAAATTCTAGAGCAAAAACAGCATTGCTATTGGTAAGCTTAACAAatttgtgtgagttctttattaATTTAGGATATATTCCATATCTCCTCTCActcaaattcttagaaaaatcattctttaGTCATCTAACCTATCAAATACATGGAAAACTCAACAGAATCAGAGGGTCCTATCACCAAATacatatgtgatttgcaaacattttattttcaaaatgtttcttgtGCTCCCTTATGCTTTATATTTCATAGTACAGCAACACCACCTTCACAACGACTGGTGATCATGTTACCGATTTCTGTCCATGTATCTGAATGAGGGTTATAAACTTCAACAGAGTCCAAGGTACCTGGGGCCAAGAAATCATGGCTGGAAGATCGACCTCCAGAAACATACAGAAGCCCATTAACTGCCACAACACACATGCCTGCTCTAGGCACTTTCATCGAAGCAACTTCAACCCACTTTTCCTGgttaagaggaaataaaaaaagagcagaaatcatAAAATGGTAACAGAGAAAACTGTTGAGAAATCAGATACTCTAGttctttttacatgtttaaatttcaaactcacaatccagtcatataaacattttcaaatgaactTTTTGAGTAGGCATAGACAAAAGTAACGAGTTTAGAGGAAAACAACTGAAAAACATGTTTGATTAATTATAAATCATGATCAGGAGACAATCTAGAAATCCCTTATAGGCAGGCGTTCTATAAAGCTAGTTCTATTGAATATAAGTAGGtaatgcacgcacacacacacacacacacacaccacaaacccACAAAGctccaagaagaaaaaagcttCTCTATACAGGACTTTAATATGCTAATGACCTTTATTAATCTCCAAGATAATGATATTGCTATCAATACTTGCCCAGTTATTAACCACGGAATCCTTTTTTTCAAAGATCATCTAGTGGAGTTAATGATttgcaaaatgtattttcagaaaaagtATAGATCGGGGGTCAGAAACTATAGCCTATTTTGGTGAGAATGATTTTTCCagattaaaagattattttaaaacataagaatatttcaaatggtgttgggaaaaacgGGACTATAtgccaaagaataaaactggaccaccttctgacaccatacacaaaaataagctcaaaatggatcaaggacctaactgtgagacctgaaaccataaaaatcctacaagacAGCACACACAGCAATTTCTCTGATATCAGCTGTAGTAACACTTTTCTAGCTAGGTCTCCtgaggaaagacaaaaataaataaaagtaaatataaactgttgggactacatcaaaataaaatgctgttttctgcacagtgaagaaaacaatcaacaaaacaagaaaacaacctactgaatgggagaagatatttgcaaatgacatatctgataaagggttaatatccaaaatatataaagtgctgTTACAACTCAATActataataatcatcatcatcatccaattaaaaaatggacaaaagacatgaacagacatttcgccaaagaagacatcaagatggccaacagacatgtgagaagatgctcaacatcactcatcatcagggaaatgcgaatcaaaactacaatgagataccacctcacccctgtcagaatggctaaaatcaaaatacaagatggggcacctgactggttcagttggttgggcatgtgactcttgatcttggggtcatgactttgagccccatgttgggcgtagagattacttaaaaaaaaaatagaaataaaaatataacacaggaaacaaagtgttagtaaggatgtggaaaaaaaggaaccctcgtgcattgctggtgggaatgcaaactggtacagccactggagaaaacagtatagaggttcctcaaaaagttaaaaactactgcctacaatccagtaatggcactactgggtatttacctaaaaagtacaaaaacactaattcaaagggacacatgcacccctatgtttattgcagcattatttacatagccaaattacagaagcagCCTCAGTGTTCATCagtagaggaatggataaagaatagtATATgaatacagtggaatattattcacccataaaaaagaatgaaatctcccCTACAAAAATGGCTTTTGACAAGAATAAGGGAACCACGGGGCTCATCCCACAATGTCGATGTTTCATTTTCATCAGTGTATTAGAACTATAGTTTGCTTTTTATCCTGAGTAACCTCAAAATAAACTCTGTAGGACCAGACACATTATACATTATCTTTAAGATTTGGATCTATAATGTAGGTCTTTAGTAGACAGAAAATAACAGTAACATTTTAGATTTATGCATGAAAAACCAAGGTAACTGACTACTGATAAACACTTATTTTGGAACAAAAATCTATTCATTTCCAGCCATATagaaaaaaacagcaacagaaagTGCCCTCAGAAAGTTCATTTTCTAGATTCCCAAATAAGATCACACAGAAAGTCAAAGGGATTTGAACTATTACCAAAGTctgaaatttattagaaataagaaTCAAAATCATGCTTTACAATAAGACAATTCtattcttgccacttctattcaacattgtactagaggtTTTAACCAAggcaattaggaaagaaaatgaaataaaaggcattgagagtggaaaggaaaaagtaaagcgATCTCTATTTATAGAAGACACAATCTTGTATTTGGAAAATCTTAAGAAATCCATaaaaaaggggagcctgggtggctcagtcagttaagcgtccgacttcagctcaggtcatgatctcacagcttgtgagtttgagccccacatcaggctctgtgctgacagctcagagcctggagcctgcttttgtgtcttcctctctctctgcccctccgccactcacactctgtctctctctctctctcaaaaataaataacattaaaaaaatttttttaataaaaaaaaatccacaaaaaaacTATCAGAGTACAAGTGCTACAAGGtttcaggatataagatcaacagacaaaaatcaattaaatttctatacactagcaatgaaaaatctgaacatgaaattaagaaaacattaaaggaataaaatacttaggaataaattttaaaaacagagttcaaggaactgaaaattataaaacattgtttaaagaaactgaggacgactaaacaaacagaaaaacatttcatgttgAAGATGAAAAGTCCTaatattgttggggcacctgggtggctcagtcggttgagtgtccgactttggctcaggtcatggtctcgcagttcatgagttcgagccctgctttgggctctgtgctgacagctcggagcctggagcctgctttgaattctgtgtcttcctctctctctgcccttcctccactcgctctctctctctcaaaaataaataaacattaaaaacattttttaaaaaggtcctaatattgttaagatagcaACACTCCCCATATTGATCTCtaattcaatgtaatccctatcaaaatccagCTAGCTTCTTGGTAAAAACCGACAagctgatggggcacctggttggctcagctggaagaacatgcgactcttgatcttgggtttgtgagtttgagccccacactgggtatacagattatttaaaaataaaatcttggggcgcctgggtggcttggtcgatagggcggccgacttcggctcaggtcatgatctcgcggtccgtgagttcgagccctgcgtcgggctctgggctgacagctcagagcctggagcctgtttcggattctgtgtctccctctccctctgcccctcccctgttcatgctctgtctctctctgtctgaaagataaataaacgtaaaaaaaaaaaattttttttttaaataaaatcttaaaacaagaaaaacaaaacctgacaagctgattctaaaattcacatggaaaggACCCAAAATAGCTAaacccatttttttattttttattctatttatttattaagtttatttatttatttatttattttgagagagagcatgcgcatgggtaggggagggacacagagagagagagagaatcccaaagaatcccaagtaggctctgcactgtcagcgtggagcccgatgtggggctcgaacccacaaactgtgagatcatgacttgagccaaagctggatgctttgatacctgagccacccagatacccctaaaCCCCCTCTTTAAAAGAAGTacaaagttgaaggactcacactgt belongs to Felis catus isolate Fca126 chromosome C1, F.catus_Fca126_mat1.0, whole genome shotgun sequence and includes:
- the TMEM69 gene encoding transmembrane protein 69 isoform X1; amino-acid sequence: MLHFIQKFSQASSKILLSWDKMLKYPFTFRLGASRIETLSLKTCLQQNFSPLLPGPWFFSSFPVYMNKTQYYHTSPCSFKKQQKQEVLPTKPPGAITFLLESPKPLLYIILAGVIPFVAPPLVMVMAKTYIPLLAFTQMAYGASFLSFLGGIKWGFALPEDNTAKPDFLSLASSTPPLLFSWFAFLISERLSEAIVTVIIGLGIALHIELFLLPHYPNWFKVLKIVVTLVALLSFVITLLVKDIYPEKGLKKPGQVE
- the TMEM69 gene encoding transmembrane protein 69 isoform X2 is translated as MLHFIQKFSQASSKMLKYPFTFRLGASRIETLSLKTCLQQNFSPLLPGPWFFSSFPVYMNKTQYYHTSPCSFKKQQKQEVLPTKPPGAITFLLESPKPLLYIILAGVIPFVAPPLVMVMAKTYIPLLAFTQMAYGASFLSFLGGIKWGFALPEDNTAKPDFLSLASSTPPLLFSWFAFLISERLSEAIVTVIIGLGIALHIELFLLPHYPNWFKVLKIVVTLVALLSFVITLLVKDIYPEKGLKKPGQVE